A stretch of the Archangium violaceum genome encodes the following:
- a CDS encoding chitosanase translates to MEHASGLGLATALSQAVLYGTIIQHGEEGKTSLTDLIARTHRALGVGSPVEVGEEGWLRQFVAQRYAVLDGTDVEHESRGQVEQFRELLDHGNLYLQGPITTVPTVTGYTVYTLP, encoded by the coding sequence ATGGAGCACGCCAGCGGTCTGGGGCTCGCCACCGCGCTGTCGCAGGCAGTGCTCTACGGCACCATCATCCAGCATGGAGAGGAGGGCAAAACCAGCCTGACCGATTTGATCGCAAGAACCCACCGAGCGCTCGGAGTCGGCTCGCCCGTGGAGGTGGGCGAGGAGGGCTGGCTGCGTCAGTTCGTCGCGCAACGTTACGCGGTACTGGATGGCACCGACGTCGAGCATGAATCTCGAGGACAGGTCGAGCAGTTCCGTGAGCTGCTGGACCATGGGAACCTCTACCTACAGGGTCCCATCACGACCGTCCCCACCGTCACCGGGTACACCGTCTACACACTGCCGTGA
- a CDS encoding LysM peptidoglycan-binding domain-containing protein — translation MSTYRIRQGDTLSALASRFRTSVSELARINNIANPDLIYAGNTLRIPGHARNDSFEPARGGTRGGTRGPGGSGRSGGAGDTGQVAGSQGAGGAIRATAAMHKLASAGRAAALSMGGYNSQGLCATGVSRAIQNAFGFKVWGNGNQIDNNLPRDKFKQVDMSLEEALKIPGLVLTWEKTPSRLGSIYGHTAITTGDGRSSVSDFIERNTLGASGRSGLKIFMPTM, via the coding sequence ATGTCCACCTACCGCATTCGCCAGGGCGACACCCTTTCGGCTCTTGCATCCCGTTTCAGGACCAGCGTCTCGGAGTTGGCGCGCATCAACAATATCGCCAACCCGGACCTCATCTACGCGGGCAATACCCTGCGCATCCCTGGCCACGCCCGGAACGACAGCTTCGAGCCCGCCAGGGGCGGTACCCGTGGCGGCACGAGGGGCCCCGGTGGATCGGGGCGCAGCGGCGGCGCGGGGGACACCGGACAAGTCGCGGGGAGCCAGGGCGCCGGAGGCGCGATCAGGGCAACTGCCGCGATGCACAAGCTCGCGAGCGCGGGCCGTGCGGCCGCGCTGAGCATGGGCGGGTACAACAGCCAGGGCCTGTGCGCTACCGGGGTGAGCAGGGCCATCCAGAACGCCTTCGGCTTCAAGGTCTGGGGCAACGGCAACCAGATCGACAACAACCTGCCGCGCGACAAGTTCAAGCAGGTCGACATGTCGCTGGAGGAGGCGCTGAAGATTCCGGGCCTCGTCCTCACCTGGGAGAAGACCCCGTCGCGGCTGGGCAGCATCTACGGCCACACCGCCATCACCACTGGCGACGGCCGTTCGTCCGTGAGCGACTTCATCGAGCGCAATACGCTTGGTGCCAGTGGCCGTAGCGGGCTGAAGATCTTCATGCCGACGATGTAA
- a CDS encoding beta-mannosidase has product MPETPQIDLGGVWSLEAEGQRPDLEISIPGDVHSALQEQGVIPDPYFGKNEAKVQWVAHKDWRLSRSFRLDASDLDGSWYLDLDFVDTVATIRVNGERVLEANNCFRRYRPDVSKVLVAGENTIEVLLHSPVEAGKAIHDRQPFEVPWTRNSPIPYGNMLRKPQCHFGWDWNIALAPLGLYGTVKLRKLDPARIEHLMVKQRHLANGSVELDVVLTLFAVDPCVLPVEFEFDGETVRLDCGVNAGETVLHQRFVVERPRLWWPAGSGKQELYELKVTIPGETVARQVGIRTLELITDKDEAGARFAFKVNGREIFCKGANWIPADALFSKTSPEKTEALLQSAVDANMNMIRIWGGGFYEHDWFYDLCDRLGLMVWQDFMFACNLYPSTPEFLDNVAAEVDYQVRRLSHHASIALWCGDNELVGALTWFEVSQKDRDRYLVSYDRLNRTIEAAAKKANPELIWWPSSPSCGYLDFRDAWHADGSGDMHFWSVWHENKSFDHYRKVKPRFCSEFGFQSYTSNLQISRFADKKDINIASPVMEVHQKNPGGNERIAGTMFRYFRFPKDFSNFVYLSQIQQGLAIKTAVEFWRSLKPHCMGTLIWQLNDTWPVASWASLDYGGNWKAMHYQARRFFEPVSIFAIPSADGKVIGIAMVNDTPQPTEVSAEFFTVSMDGQRSPLTTARGTCRPDAASTLISLPADSVPEGSLLVWSYSASNGSSGRGHHVSGTYKQLELEPPGLTAHSVLRADGNYEITLSSKGLALFVMLEADIEGRFSDNAFDLTAGESQTLFFTPAEQGAEAEFTIRDLYSCQAVD; this is encoded by the coding sequence ATGCCTGAGACCCCCCAAATCGACCTTGGTGGCGTCTGGTCACTCGAGGCCGAAGGCCAGCGGCCGGACCTCGAGATCTCCATACCGGGCGACGTCCATTCCGCCTTGCAGGAACAGGGCGTCATACCCGATCCCTACTTCGGCAAGAACGAAGCCAAGGTGCAATGGGTGGCGCACAAGGACTGGAGGCTCTCGCGCAGCTTCCGGCTGGACGCTTCCGATTTGGATGGAAGCTGGTATCTCGACCTGGATTTCGTCGATACGGTCGCGACCATCCGCGTCAATGGCGAGAGGGTGCTGGAGGCCAACAACTGCTTCCGCCGCTATCGGCCCGACGTATCGAAAGTCCTCGTCGCGGGAGAGAACACGATCGAGGTGCTCCTGCATTCCCCAGTCGAGGCCGGCAAGGCGATCCATGATCGGCAGCCCTTCGAGGTGCCATGGACCAGGAACTCGCCGATTCCATACGGAAACATGTTGCGCAAGCCGCAATGCCACTTCGGCTGGGACTGGAACATCGCGCTCGCGCCGCTCGGCCTCTACGGCACGGTCAAGCTGCGCAAGCTGGACCCGGCGCGCATCGAACATCTCATGGTCAAGCAGCGCCATCTGGCGAATGGCTCGGTCGAACTCGATGTCGTCCTGACCCTCTTCGCCGTAGACCCTTGCGTGCTGCCGGTCGAATTCGAATTCGACGGCGAGACGGTGCGGCTCGATTGCGGTGTGAATGCCGGCGAGACGGTGCTCCACCAGCGCTTCGTCGTCGAGCGGCCGCGCCTCTGGTGGCCCGCCGGCAGCGGCAAGCAGGAGCTCTACGAGCTCAAGGTCACCATCCCTGGCGAGACCGTAGCCCGCCAGGTTGGCATCCGCACGCTCGAGCTCATCACCGACAAGGACGAGGCAGGCGCCCGCTTTGCCTTCAAGGTCAACGGCCGCGAGATCTTCTGCAAGGGCGCGAACTGGATTCCGGCCGACGCGCTCTTCTCCAAGACGAGCCCCGAGAAGACGGAGGCGCTCCTGCAGTCGGCGGTCGACGCGAACATGAACATGATCCGCATCTGGGGCGGCGGCTTCTACGAGCACGACTGGTTCTACGACCTCTGCGACCGGCTGGGCCTGATGGTCTGGCAGGACTTCATGTTCGCCTGCAATCTCTATCCCTCGACGCCCGAATTCCTCGACAATGTCGCGGCCGAGGTGGACTACCAGGTGCGGCGGCTCTCGCATCACGCCTCGATCGCGCTCTGGTGCGGCGACAACGAGCTCGTGGGCGCGCTCACCTGGTTCGAGGTCTCCCAGAAGGACCGCGATCGCTACCTCGTCTCCTACGACCGGCTGAACCGGACGATCGAGGCCGCCGCGAAGAAGGCCAATCCGGAGCTCATCTGGTGGCCGTCGAGCCCGTCCTGCGGCTATCTCGATTTCCGCGATGCCTGGCATGCCGACGGCTCCGGCGACATGCATTTCTGGTCGGTCTGGCACGAGAACAAGTCGTTCGACCATTATCGCAAGGTCAAGCCACGTTTCTGCTCGGAATTCGGCTTCCAGTCCTATACGTCGAACCTGCAGATCAGCCGGTTCGCCGACAAGAAGGACATCAACATCGCGTCTCCGGTGATGGAGGTGCACCAGAAGAATCCTGGCGGCAACGAGCGCATCGCGGGCACCATGTTCCGCTACTTTCGGTTTCCAAAGGACTTCTCCAATTTCGTCTATCTCTCGCAGATTCAGCAGGGCCTGGCGATCAAGACCGCCGTCGAATTCTGGCGGTCGCTGAAGCCCCATTGCATGGGCACGCTCATCTGGCAGCTCAACGACACCTGGCCGGTGGCCTCCTGGGCGAGCCTGGATTACGGCGGTAACTGGAAGGCCATGCATTATCAGGCGCGGCGCTTCTTCGAGCCCGTCAGCATCTTCGCGATCCCGTCAGCCGACGGCAAGGTGATCGGCATTGCCATGGTCAACGACACCCCCCAACCCACCGAGGTTTCGGCCGAGTTCTTCACCGTCTCGATGGATGGCCAACGCTCGCCGCTGACCACCGCGCGCGGCACCTGCCGGCCGGATGCCGCCTCCACGCTGATTTCGCTGCCAGCCGACAGCGTGCCCGAGGGGAGCCTGCTCGTGTGGTCCTATTCAGCTTCGAACGGTTCGTCGGGCAGGGGGCACCACGTCAGCGGCACCTACAAGCAGCTCGAACTGGAGCCGCCGGGGCTCACTGCCCACTCGGTCCTGAGAGCCGACGGCAACTACGAAATCACGCTTTCGTCCAAGGGGCTGGCACTCTTCGTGATGCTCGAGGCCGATATCGAGGGCCGGTTCTCCGACAATGCCTTCGATCTCACCGCGGGCGAAAGCCAGACCCTCTTCTTCACGCCGGCAGAACAGGGGGCGGAAGCGGAATTCACCATCCGCGACCTCTATTCCTGCCAGGCGGTCGACTGA
- a CDS encoding methyl-accepting chemotaxis protein, which yields MNTVDMADARQQGALVRRILLLLIGSNVPLTPFSTYTASLFVGLERPQDVRVVLAMLALVVLVNASLVLFLVLRFLVRHTFAVLPTDGDGRRLVRILKLPSRIAFFCVQLTWFHAGATFMIGVCVMTGQSLEAVIPVTAIASAFGVLLSIPMVPIIEHWMMKHALAEQERLGGSRVAGGGYFWPRQSWYLPYAVASALMSTLFLAGVVVVIKINRVQEQFARTLEAQGSSLMAEQMRQTSGELMRELGLPFLGLLALVFICPTLVAWLQVWRQSRAMRTVREAIEALATGAPETPAWVSTDEAGDLADGMKSVLVKLREIPRTLLSSANRLSEAGSSLSSATEQQRQSITLQASALHEAHVTSEEIKQTSETAAQKAEAVLQVATRVEELGRIGEQALKQSLEGLATIRQFVDGMRDKVSRLGASARQIGIITTTVKGIADRSNMLALNASIEAVRSGEHGKGFAVVAREIRGMADQSIHATVRIRDILEEISVAINDAVDMGEKGAQQLEDGMQMVKRSSDNFREVADIVQQSSASVRQISVTVRQQNDGISQIFTAIRQLSTIMEETVGRIESTQHASLMLKSVSDEVTQLARAYEHGQRMEPAAPGRQGPRPHRV from the coding sequence ATGAACACAGTGGACATGGCGGATGCGCGGCAACAAGGGGCGCTCGTGCGCCGCATCTTGTTGTTGTTGATCGGCTCGAACGTTCCCCTCACACCCTTCTCCACCTACACGGCGAGCCTGTTCGTGGGGCTCGAGCGGCCGCAGGACGTGCGCGTCGTGCTCGCCATGCTGGCCCTGGTGGTGCTGGTCAACGCCAGCCTGGTGCTCTTCCTGGTGCTCCGCTTCCTGGTGCGGCACACGTTCGCGGTCCTGCCCACGGATGGTGACGGTCGCCGCCTCGTGCGCATCCTCAAGCTGCCCTCGCGCATCGCCTTCTTCTGCGTGCAGCTCACCTGGTTCCACGCCGGTGCCACCTTCATGATCGGCGTGTGCGTGATGACGGGACAGAGCCTGGAGGCTGTCATTCCCGTCACCGCCATTGCCTCCGCCTTCGGCGTCCTGCTGTCCATCCCCATGGTGCCCATCATCGAGCACTGGATGATGAAACACGCCCTGGCGGAGCAGGAGCGTCTCGGCGGCTCGCGCGTGGCCGGGGGCGGCTACTTCTGGCCACGCCAGTCCTGGTACCTGCCCTACGCCGTGGCCAGCGCGCTGATGTCCACGCTCTTCCTGGCCGGGGTGGTGGTGGTCATCAAGATCAACCGGGTCCAGGAGCAGTTCGCCAGGACGCTCGAGGCGCAGGGCTCCTCGCTCATGGCCGAGCAGATGCGTCAGACCTCGGGGGAGCTCATGCGGGAGCTGGGCCTGCCGTTCCTGGGTCTGCTCGCGCTCGTCTTCATCTGCCCCACGTTGGTGGCGTGGCTGCAGGTGTGGCGGCAGTCACGGGCGATGCGCACGGTGCGCGAGGCCATCGAGGCTCTGGCCACGGGGGCTCCCGAGACGCCCGCGTGGGTGTCCACCGACGAGGCCGGAGACCTGGCGGACGGCATGAAGTCCGTGCTCGTCAAGCTGCGCGAGATTCCCCGCACGCTGCTGTCCTCGGCCAACCGCCTGTCCGAGGCGGGCTCCAGCCTGAGCAGCGCGACCGAGCAGCAGCGCCAGAGCATCACCCTGCAGGCCTCCGCCCTCCATGAGGCCCATGTGACGTCCGAGGAGATCAAGCAGACCTCGGAGACGGCCGCCCAGAAGGCCGAGGCCGTGCTGCAGGTGGCCACGCGGGTGGAGGAGTTGGGCCGCATTGGCGAGCAGGCCCTGAAACAGAGCCTCGAGGGGCTGGCCACCATCCGCCAGTTCGTGGATGGGATGCGAGACAAGGTGTCCCGGCTGGGGGCCAGCGCGCGGCAGATCGGCATCATCACCACGACGGTGAAGGGCATCGCGGATCGGTCCAACATGCTGGCGCTCAATGCGTCCATCGAGGCGGTCCGCTCGGGAGAGCATGGCAAGGGCTTCGCCGTGGTCGCCCGGGAGATCCGTGGCATGGCCGATCAGTCGATCCACGCGACGGTCCGCATCCGAGACATCCTCGAGGAGATCAGCGTCGCCATCAACGACGCTGTGGACATGGGCGAGAAGGGGGCGCAGCAGCTCGAGGACGGAATGCAGATGGTCAAGCGCTCCAGCGACAACTTCCGCGAGGTGGCCGACATCGTCCAGCAGAGCTCCGCCAGCGTCCGGCAGATCTCCGTCACCGTCCGCCAGCAGAACGACGGCATCTCGCAGATCTTCACCGCCATCCGGCAACTCTCCACCATCATGGAAGAGACGGTCGGCCGCATCGAATCGACCCAGCATGCGTCACTGATGCTGAAGTCGGTGTCGGACGAGGTGACCCAACTCGCGCGCGCCTACGAGCATGGGCAGCGGATGGAGCCTGCTGCCCCAGGCCGCCAGGGACCCAGGCCTCACCGGGTCTGA
- a CDS encoding terpene synthase family protein translates to MTSSYVLRPRPTLDAMGDAWLSEPTVSTSDVGTRGKHFEVTRTLKNEYSAEEFELFPRGSRARVLELCDKLVPALAEWCERYPAIAPSRLQSTALVGAVAALPGSTFAQNVLLTKVGLITFAIDDIADGEIGELTDDESLRMVDRYLLTVEAPDTESWDVARGEAECIGAALRELTHELMAAEGAVRFGWLWREHFRRMISGHQVELLTKRLYQTKRTLPGFDEYLEVGQWTISLPMWATAVFMVFNPQVEHDLSEDPLIEAILRELGLLVRWTNDIRSFDREYREGKFNGLTLLMQRGMSEAEAELEAVTRSSRHLRKLESLTAMLPSCLEEWGRSVVRTGRFCRNVYMKQEFHHWNA, encoded by the coding sequence ATGACCTCTTCATACGTACTCCGTCCCCGCCCCACCCTGGATGCGATGGGGGACGCATGGCTGAGCGAACCCACGGTTTCCACGTCGGATGTGGGAACCCGTGGCAAGCACTTCGAGGTCACTCGGACGCTGAAGAATGAGTACTCCGCCGAGGAGTTCGAGCTCTTTCCCCGGGGCTCGCGGGCGCGGGTGCTCGAGCTGTGCGACAAGCTGGTGCCCGCGCTGGCCGAGTGGTGTGAGCGCTACCCGGCCATCGCGCCCTCGCGGTTGCAGTCCACCGCGCTGGTGGGGGCCGTCGCCGCCCTGCCAGGTTCGACCTTCGCGCAGAACGTGCTGCTCACCAAGGTGGGCCTCATCACCTTCGCCATCGACGACATCGCGGATGGGGAGATTGGCGAGCTCACGGATGACGAGAGCCTGCGGATGGTGGACCGCTACCTGCTGACGGTGGAGGCCCCCGACACCGAGAGCTGGGACGTGGCGCGCGGCGAGGCGGAGTGCATCGGGGCCGCCCTGCGGGAGCTGACCCATGAGCTGATGGCCGCCGAGGGAGCGGTCCGCTTCGGCTGGCTCTGGCGGGAGCACTTCCGGCGGATGATCAGCGGCCACCAGGTGGAACTGCTCACCAAGCGCCTGTACCAGACGAAGCGGACGCTGCCGGGCTTCGATGAGTACCTCGAGGTGGGTCAGTGGACCATCTCCCTCCCCATGTGGGCCACGGCCGTCTTCATGGTGTTCAACCCCCAGGTCGAGCACGACCTCTCGGAGGATCCGCTGATCGAGGCCATCCTGCGCGAGCTGGGTCTGCTGGTGCGCTGGACGAATGACATCCGCAGCTTCGACCGGGAGTACCGCGAGGGGAAGTTCAATGGTCTCACCCTGCTGATGCAGCGGGGCATGAGCGAAGCGGAGGCCGAGCTCGAGGCCGTGACCCGCTCGAGTCGGCACCTGCGCAAGCTGGAGTCCCTCACGGCGATGCTGCCCTCGTGCCTCGAGGAGTGGGGCAGGTCGGTGGTGCGCACGGGGCGCTTCTGCCGCAACGTCTACATGAAACAGGAGTTCCATCACTGGAACGCGTAG
- a CDS encoding sodium-translocating pyrophosphatase — protein sequence MELSSLESNFWAVAPGVIGAVGLLFAAFFYFRVKSLPDGDATMNRIAGYIREGAMAFLVREYKVLAVYCAVIAVIIGFLLGWVASASFVLGAFLSLLAGYIGMKAATYANVRTAQAARTGSKPNALLVALDGGAVMGLAVAGLGLIGMGGVYYAFKGSEHLSSILHSFAVGASSIALFARVGGGIYTKAADVGSDIAGKVIENIPEDDPRNPGVIADNVGDNVGDVAGMGADIYESMVAALVAAMAIALTANASELSRLVVDPSAIGSAKVAGVVLPLVLSAVGLVVSVLSIFIARALKHMNPAQVLRSALILPPVILVGLSFVMMQVFGLSQSITVALAAGAFGGAIIGLVTDYYTSSTPVQRIAESSITGAGTNLIRGLAVGMESVGISMATIALVAYIADRALGLYGIALSAVGMLGGTAVVMTVDAYGPISDNAGGISEMSGLGPEVRAITDELDAVGNTTAAIGKGFAIGSATLTVIALFSAFNLEVNHTRVAAGMPEMSLLLTNPNVIVGMLLGSILPFLVGASTMLAVGRAAGAIVEEIGRQFREIPGLMELKADPDPKKIVDISTKSALREMIFPGLIAVVAPPLVGFLLGPGALAGLLAGALVVGATMALYMANAGGAWDNAKKYIEKGKLPGHAKGSLVHKAAVVGDMVGDPFKDTSGPGVAILIKVMSVVSLLVASLIALR from the coding sequence ATGGAGTTGTCGAGTCTCGAGTCGAATTTCTGGGCAGTCGCACCGGGCGTCATCGGCGCCGTGGGGCTGCTCTTCGCTGCGTTCTTCTACTTCCGCGTCAAGTCGCTCCCGGACGGTGACGCGACGATGAACCGCATCGCGGGCTACATCCGTGAAGGCGCGATGGCGTTCCTCGTCCGAGAGTACAAGGTGCTCGCGGTCTACTGCGCGGTCATCGCGGTGATCATCGGCTTTCTGCTGGGTTGGGTGGCGAGCGCGAGCTTCGTGCTGGGCGCGTTCCTCTCGCTGCTCGCGGGCTATATCGGCATGAAGGCCGCGACCTACGCGAACGTGCGCACCGCGCAGGCCGCGCGCACCGGCTCGAAGCCGAACGCGCTCCTGGTCGCCCTCGACGGCGGCGCCGTGATGGGGCTCGCCGTCGCCGGCCTGGGCCTGATCGGGATGGGCGGCGTCTACTACGCGTTCAAGGGGAGTGAGCATCTCTCCTCCATCCTCCACTCCTTCGCCGTGGGGGCGAGCTCCATCGCGCTCTTCGCGCGTGTGGGCGGCGGCATCTACACCAAGGCCGCCGACGTAGGCTCCGACATCGCCGGCAAGGTCATCGAGAACATCCCCGAGGACGACCCGCGCAATCCCGGCGTCATCGCCGACAACGTGGGCGACAACGTGGGTGACGTGGCCGGCATGGGCGCCGACATCTACGAGTCCATGGTGGCCGCCCTCGTCGCCGCGATGGCGATCGCGCTGACGGCCAATGCGTCGGAGCTCTCCCGCCTCGTGGTGGACCCCTCGGCGATTGGGAGCGCGAAGGTGGCGGGCGTGGTGCTCCCGCTCGTGCTGTCCGCGGTGGGCCTGGTGGTCAGCGTGCTGAGCATCTTCATCGCGCGCGCCCTCAAGCACATGAACCCCGCGCAGGTCCTGCGCAGCGCCCTCATCCTGCCCCCCGTCATCCTGGTGGGGCTGTCGTTCGTGATGATGCAGGTGTTCGGCCTCTCCCAGTCGATCACCGTGGCGCTGGCCGCGGGCGCCTTCGGTGGTGCCATCATCGGCCTCGTCACGGACTACTACACCTCGTCCACGCCGGTGCAGCGCATCGCGGAGTCCTCCATCACGGGCGCGGGCACCAACCTCATCCGCGGCCTCGCCGTCGGCATGGAGAGCGTGGGAATCTCCATGGCCACCATCGCCTTGGTGGCCTACATCGCGGACCGGGCGCTCGGCCTGTACGGCATCGCGCTGTCGGCCGTGGGCATGCTGGGTGGCACGGCCGTCGTGATGACGGTGGACGCCTACGGCCCCATCTCGGACAACGCGGGCGGCATCTCCGAGATGTCGGGGCTCGGCCCCGAAGTGCGCGCCATCACCGACGAGCTGGACGCGGTGGGCAACACCACGGCGGCCATCGGCAAGGGCTTCGCCATTGGTTCGGCGACGCTCACCGTCATCGCGCTCTTCTCGGCGTTCAACCTCGAGGTCAACCACACGCGCGTCGCCGCCGGAATGCCGGAGATGAGCCTGCTGCTGACCAACCCGAACGTCATCGTGGGCATGCTGCTGGGCTCCATCCTCCCGTTCCTGGTGGGCGCCTCGACGATGCTCGCCGTGGGCCGCGCGGCGGGCGCCATCGTCGAGGAGATCGGCCGCCAGTTCCGCGAGATTCCGGGGCTGATGGAGCTCAAGGCCGATCCGGACCCCAAGAAGATCGTCGACATCTCGACCAAGAGCGCCCTGCGCGAGATGATCTTCCCGGGCCTCATCGCCGTCGTCGCCCCGCCGCTGGTGGGCTTCCTGTTGGGGCCCGGGGCGCTGGCGGGCCTCCTGGCCGGCGCGCTCGTCGTCGGCGCCACGATGGCGCTCTACATGGCCAACGCGGGTGGCGCGTGGGACAACGCCAAGAAGTACATCGAGAAGGGCAAGCTGCCGGGCCACGCGAAGGGCTCGCTCGTCCACAAGGCCGCCGTCGTCGGCGACATGGTGGGTGACCCGTTCAAGGACACCTCGGGTCCTGGCGTTGCCATCCTCATCAAGGTCATGAGCGTCGTGTCGCTGCTCGTGGCCTCCCTCATCGCGCTCAGGTAG
- a CDS encoding FAD/NAD(P)-binding protein → MFSGCGEYFFPNAEASRGKLIGSIILPPQHPETLTLTSFGSQCLAALGHGDGAVHMEVLKTHSGELLLLEAGARPPGVDACSAYENATGVNLLSLALKLELGLDFSVPKPAQRSAFWGHIPVRQGEVSEVARPVTRGRLNLALSVKQGDVLESSSSYPKSMGKFIAHGRDFESLQRDFRHLKHFPFVTMKEDRLTRKQIGVIGAGLMGTSIVVQLLDRILERRLDNVDITLFERARRFGPGLAYSTTSDSSLTNTPAGMMSIYPQDDSHFIAWTRANQARLAGEFGALFPVTENAFVPRRLFGLYLEEQLASARERAERAGVVLRFIPSEVVDIHVNNPEECVLETAEGERYHATDVVFAIGNQPTQNFTHLERYENYFSSPYPEHLLQERIDRNARVLVLGSRLSAIDAVLTLASSGHRNRITVASREGLFPAVRSHMDKNHTSLNPEALLNRIQNQGQHPIQAYLQALHLALEEIYGRPLPDDFLEPSAKDGRSELQRAFEQNGDNLAHWQKLVMSMLECMETIWPFLSIEEKESFPANEYKKLLRYIAAIPAVNARKLLELFTCRRLEIHARFQSVEYDERSGRFIATYANRSPESFEVVINATGTGRSLLKSSWPLVPTISKRDVFEFNTSEHFSVHRETLRVRTKSPMSTRFYAPATCCRGEFAITNFIGICLMHSKLVVDDLLGQPGRST, encoded by the coding sequence GTGTTCTCCGGATGCGGGGAGTATTTCTTTCCCAACGCCGAGGCCTCCCGGGGGAAGCTCATCGGCAGCATCATCCTACCGCCGCAGCACCCTGAAACGCTGACACTGACCTCATTTGGCAGCCAGTGCCTCGCGGCCCTGGGCCATGGGGACGGCGCGGTCCACATGGAGGTCCTCAAGACGCACTCCGGTGAGCTGCTCCTCCTGGAGGCCGGAGCCCGGCCGCCGGGAGTGGACGCCTGCAGCGCCTACGAGAACGCGACCGGTGTGAATCTGCTCTCCCTGGCGCTGAAACTCGAGCTGGGGCTCGATTTCTCCGTCCCCAAACCTGCCCAGCGCTCGGCCTTCTGGGGGCACATCCCGGTTCGCCAAGGCGAGGTGTCCGAGGTCGCCCGGCCCGTCACCCGGGGGAGGCTGAACCTCGCCCTGAGCGTCAAGCAGGGGGACGTGCTCGAGAGCAGCTCCTCCTACCCGAAATCCATGGGGAAGTTCATCGCCCATGGCAGGGACTTCGAGAGTCTTCAGCGGGACTTCCGGCACCTGAAGCACTTCCCCTTCGTCACGATGAAGGAGGACCGCCTCACCCGGAAGCAGATCGGCGTGATCGGCGCCGGGCTCATGGGCACGTCCATCGTGGTCCAGCTGCTGGACCGCATCCTGGAGAGGCGGCTCGACAACGTCGACATCACCCTCTTCGAGCGAGCCCGGAGGTTCGGCCCCGGGCTCGCCTACTCCACGACATCCGACTCGAGCCTGACCAATACCCCGGCCGGGATGATGTCGATCTACCCCCAGGATGACAGCCATTTCATCGCCTGGACCCGAGCCAACCAGGCGCGGCTGGCTGGTGAGTTTGGCGCCCTCTTCCCCGTCACGGAGAACGCCTTTGTTCCCCGGAGGCTCTTCGGACTCTATCTGGAGGAGCAGCTGGCATCCGCCCGGGAGAGAGCCGAGCGTGCCGGCGTCGTCCTGCGCTTCATTCCCAGCGAGGTCGTCGACATCCACGTCAACAACCCGGAGGAGTGTGTGCTGGAGACGGCGGAGGGGGAGCGGTATCACGCCACGGACGTCGTCTTCGCGATCGGAAACCAACCCACGCAGAACTTCACCCACCTGGAGCGCTACGAGAACTACTTCTCCTCGCCCTACCCGGAGCACCTGCTGCAAGAGCGCATCGACCGGAACGCGCGGGTCCTGGTGCTTGGCTCCCGCCTGAGCGCCATCGACGCCGTGCTGACCCTGGCCAGTTCCGGGCACCGCAACAGAATCACCGTCGCGTCGAGGGAGGGACTCTTCCCCGCCGTCCGCAGCCACATGGACAAGAATCACACCTCCCTGAACCCGGAGGCCCTCCTCAACCGGATCCAGAACCAGGGCCAGCACCCCATCCAGGCCTATCTTCAGGCCCTGCACCTGGCCCTGGAGGAGATCTATGGACGCCCCCTTCCGGACGACTTCCTCGAGCCCTCCGCGAAGGACGGGAGGAGCGAGCTCCAACGCGCCTTCGAGCAGAACGGGGACAACCTGGCTCACTGGCAGAAGCTGGTCATGTCCATGCTCGAGTGCATGGAGACGATCTGGCCGTTCTTGAGCATCGAGGAGAAGGAGTCGTTTCCAGCGAACGAGTACAAGAAGCTGCTCCGGTACATCGCCGCGATCCCAGCCGTGAACGCACGCAAGTTGCTGGAGTTGTTCACCTGCCGCCGTCTGGAGATACACGCCCGGTTCCAGTCGGTGGAGTATGACGAGCGCTCCGGCCGCTTCATCGCTACCTACGCGAACCGCTCCCCGGAGTCCTTCGAAGTGGTCATCAACGCCACGGGAACGGGCCGGAGCCTCCTGAAGTCCAGCTGGCCCCTGGTCCCCACCATCAGCAAGCGCGACGTCTTCGAGTTCAATACCTCCGAGCACTTCTCGGTCCACCGGGAGACGCTGCGGGTGAGGACGAAGTCACCGATGTCCACGCGCTTCTACGCGCCCGCGACGTGCTGCCGGGGGGAGTTCGCCATCACCAACTTCATTGGCATCTGCCTCATGCACTCCAAGCTCGTGGTCGACGACCTCCTCGGGCAGCCGGGCAGAAGCACATGA